From one Lycium barbarum isolate Lr01 chromosome 6, ASM1917538v2, whole genome shotgun sequence genomic stretch:
- the LOC132644376 gene encoding uncharacterized protein LOC132644376: MIHKKIDPISEIHWYHSKEAFKLAYKHKLQPVRGVQFWTVDLSQAMEPLALVKLAGRPRIKRDKGKDEALKRQDEWKLSRKGRVMTCSNCGEPNHNVRRCGKPKKGKQPAKKRQPARGKKRQTRGLVDEDENSQVEEEINLTTPQPTQDSQPMPSSSTLFPNFEYPSVEEDDEDPFLRPIVISKFSTRLQMRQKAQEPIGRRAISFRGDHNGVSEATNLPVSLTSLTWQGNDAVTTSQLEAKAHERIGKLNPRKGPNN, encoded by the exons ATGATTCACAAGAAAATTGACCCTATTTCTGAGATACATTGGTATCATAGCAAGGAGGCATTCAAGCTAGCATACAAACACAAGTTGCAGCCGGTTAGAGGCGTACAGTTTTGGACTGTTGACCTTTCTCAGGCCATGGAACCACTAGCTTTGGTCAAACTTGCCGGCAGACCCAGGATTAAGAGGGATAAAGGGAAAGATGAGGCTCTTAAGAGGCAAGATGAATGGAAGCTTTCAAGGAAAGGTAGAGTGATGACTTGCAGCAACTGTGGAGAGCCAAATCATAATGTTAGGCGCTGTGGCAAG CCAAAGAAAGGCAAGCAACCAGCTAAGAAAAGGCAACCTGCTAGGGGCAAAAAGAGGCAGACTCGGGGCTTAGTTGATGAAGATGAAAATTcccaagttgaagaagaaatCAACTTAACAACCCCCCAACCAACCCAAGACAGTCAGCCCATGCCTAGTAGCAGCACCCTATTTCCTAACTTTGAATATCCTTCAGTTGAGGAAGATGATGAAGACCCTTTTCTAAGGCCCATAGTGATTTCTAAATTTTCCACAAGACTTCAAATGAGGCAGAAAGCACAAGAACCAATAGGTAGAAGGGCAATAAGCTTTAGAGGTGATCACAATGGTGTTAGTGAGGCAACCAATCTTCCAGTCTCATTAACAAGCTTAACTTGGCAAGGGAATGATGCAGTTACTACCAGCCAGTTGGAGGCTAAAGCTCACGAGAGGATTGGGAAGTTGAATCCAAGAAAGGGACCTAACAATTGA